Proteins encoded within one genomic window of Leptidea sinapis chromosome 7, ilLepSina1.1, whole genome shotgun sequence:
- the LOC126965418 gene encoding zinc finger protein 239-like isoform X4 yields the protein MYAELTNPSNMSGTSLKQSVDLTEKKKFIPVKKSNSSNVNGPTHNQTIASKKTNKIHSDTKSNVSILSEKTNQSVELKEYNTIYKDKKSQSDNVTRTTPNKPDASKVHNTCEMTESSNVGGTMSNQCSYLKQGTGQHTGEKPYSRDECGQNITESGHQTNHKIIHTCDKPYPCNVCGKSFNQSSHLKTHSKIHTGDKSYPCNVCGKSFIQSSHLKTHSKIHIGDKPYPCHVCGKSFNQSSHLKTHNKIHTGDKSYPCNVCGKSFIQSSHLKTHSKIHIGDKPYLCNVCGKSFNQSSHLKTHNKIHIGDKPYPCNVCGNTFSDSGNLKTQ from the coding sequence ATGTATGCAGAATTGACCAATCCAAGTAATATGAGTGGAACTTCGTTGAAGCAATCTGTTGACTTGAcggaaaaaaagaaatttattccAGTTAAAAAGTCAAATTCAAGCAATGTTAATGGACCAACGCACAATCAAACTATTGCTTCGaagaaaactaataaaatacattcagaTACAAAGTCTAATGTCAGTATCCTAAGTGAAAAAACCAATCAATCTGTTGAATTGAAAGAATATAACacaatatataaagataaaaagtcTCAATCGGATAATGTTACTAGAACAACGCCCAACAAACCTGATGCTTCAAAGGTACATAATACATGTGAAATGACTGAATCCAGTAATGTTGGCGGAACAATGTCCAATCAATGCAGTTATTTAAAGCAAGGTACAGGTCAACACACTGGTGAAAAACCATACTCTCGTGATGAATGTGGTCAAAATATCACAGAATCTGGTCATCAGACGAACCACAAAATAATACACACCTGCGATAAACCGTACCCATGCAatgtatgtggtaagagtttcaatcaATCTAGTCATTTGAAAACACATAGTaaaatacataccggtgataaatcTTACCCGTGCAatgtatgtggtaagagtttcattCAATCTAGTCATTTGAAAACACATAGTAAAATACATATCGGTGATAAACCGTACCCATGTCatgtatgtggtaagagtttcaatcaATCTAGTCATTTGaaaacacataataaaatacataccggtgataaatcATACCCGTGCAatgtatgtggtaagagtttcattCAATCTAGTCATTTGAAAACACATAGTAAAATACATATCGGTGATAAACCGTACCTATGTAatgtatgtggtaagagtttcaatcaATCTAGTCATTTGaaaacacataataaaatacatatcggtgataaaccttacccgtgcaatgtgtgtggtaatACTTTCAGTGATTCTGGTAATTTGAAGACACAGTaa
- the LOC126965418 gene encoding zinc finger protein 93-like isoform X3, with translation MVYYGSEFAHRLHVDIGRYNSPVDEFVIRLAASYEHYDKMYAELTNPSNMSGTSLKQSVDLTEKKKFIPVKKSNSSNVNGPTHNQTIASKKTNKIHSDTKSNVSILSEKTNQSVELKEYNTIYKDKKSQSDNVTRTTPNKPDASKVHNTCEMTESSNVGGTMSNQCSYLKQGTGQHTGEKPYSRDECGQNITESGHQTNHKIIHTCDKPYPCNVCGKSFNQSSHLKTHSKIHTGDKSYPCNVCGKSFIQSSHLKTHSKIHIGDKPYPCHVCGKSFNQSSHLKTHNKIHTGDKSYPCNVCGKSFIQSSHLKTHSKIHIGDKPYLCNVCGKSFNQSSHLKTHNKIHIGDKPYPCNVCGNTFSDSGNLKTQ, from the exons ATGGTGTACTATGGGAGTGAGTTCGCACATCGCCTGCACGTCGATATCGGTCGATATAACTCACCTGTAGACGAATTTg TTATACGACTCGCAGCTAGTTATGAACACTACGATAAAATGTATGCAGAATTGACCAATCCAAGTAATATGAGTGGAACTTCGTTGAAGCAATCTGTTGACTTGAcggaaaaaaagaaatttattccAGTTAAAAAGTCAAATTCAAGCAATGTTAATGGACCAACGCACAATCAAACTATTGCTTCGaagaaaactaataaaatacattcagaTACAAAGTCTAATGTCAGTATCCTAAGTGAAAAAACCAATCAATCTGTTGAATTGAAAGAATATAACacaatatataaagataaaaagtcTCAATCGGATAATGTTACTAGAACAACGCCCAACAAACCTGATGCTTCAAAGGTACATAATACATGTGAAATGACTGAATCCAGTAATGTTGGCGGAACAATGTCCAATCAATGCAGTTATTTAAAGCAAGGTACAGGTCAACACACTGGTGAAAAACCATACTCTCGTGATGAATGTGGTCAAAATATCACAGAATCTGGTCATCAGACGAACCACAAAATAATACACACCTGCGATAAACCGTACCCATGCAatgtatgtggtaagagtttcaatcaATCTAGTCATTTGAAAACACATAGTaaaatacataccggtgataaatcTTACCCGTGCAatgtatgtggtaagagtttcattCAATCTAGTCATTTGAAAACACATAGTAAAATACATATCGGTGATAAACCGTACCCATGTCatgtatgtggtaagagtttcaatcaATCTAGTCATTTGaaaacacataataaaatacataccggtgataaatcATACCCGTGCAatgtatgtggtaagagtttcattCAATCTAGTCATTTGAAAACACATAGTAAAATACATATCGGTGATAAACCGTACCTATGTAatgtatgtggtaagagtttcaatcaATCTAGTCATTTGaaaacacataataaaatacatatcggtgataaaccttacccgtgcaatgtgtgtggtaatACTTTCAGTGATTCTGGTAATTTGAAGACACAGTaa
- the LOC126965418 gene encoding zinc finger protein 93-like isoform X2 — MVYYGSEFAHRLHVDIGRYNSPVDEFVIRLAASYEHYDKMYAELTNPSNMSGTSLKQSVDLTEKKKFIPVKKSNSSNVNGPTHNQTIASKKTNKIHSDTKSNVSILSEKTNQSVELKEYNTIYKDKKSQSDNVTRTTPNKPDASKVHNTCEMTESSNVGGTMSNQCSYLKQGTGQHTGEKPYSRDECGQNITESGHQTNHKIIHTCDKPYPCNVCGKSFNQSSHLKTHSKIHTGDKSYPCNVCGKSFIQSSHLKTHSKIHIGDKPYPCHVCGKSFNQSSHLKTHNKIHTGDKSYPCNVCGKSFIQSSHLKTHSKIHIGDKPYLCNVCGKSFNQSSHLKTHNKIHIGDKPYPCNVCGNTFSDSGNLKTQ, encoded by the coding sequence TTATACGACTCGCAGCTAGTTATGAACACTACGATAAAATGTATGCAGAATTGACCAATCCAAGTAATATGAGTGGAACTTCGTTGAAGCAATCTGTTGACTTGAcggaaaaaaagaaatttattccAGTTAAAAAGTCAAATTCAAGCAATGTTAATGGACCAACGCACAATCAAACTATTGCTTCGaagaaaactaataaaatacattcagaTACAAAGTCTAATGTCAGTATCCTAAGTGAAAAAACCAATCAATCTGTTGAATTGAAAGAATATAACacaatatataaagataaaaagtcTCAATCGGATAATGTTACTAGAACAACGCCCAACAAACCTGATGCTTCAAAGGTACATAATACATGTGAAATGACTGAATCCAGTAATGTTGGCGGAACAATGTCCAATCAATGCAGTTATTTAAAGCAAGGTACAGGTCAACACACTGGTGAAAAACCATACTCTCGTGATGAATGTGGTCAAAATATCACAGAATCTGGTCATCAGACGAACCACAAAATAATACACACCTGCGATAAACCGTACCCATGCAatgtatgtggtaagagtttcaatcaATCTAGTCATTTGAAAACACATAGTaaaatacataccggtgataaatcTTACCCGTGCAatgtatgtggtaagagtttcattCAATCTAGTCATTTGAAAACACATAGTAAAATACATATCGGTGATAAACCGTACCCATGTCatgtatgtggtaagagtttcaatcaATCTAGTCATTTGaaaacacataataaaatacataccggtgataaatcATACCCGTGCAatgtatgtggtaagagtttcattCAATCTAGTCATTTGAAAACACATAGTAAAATACATATCGGTGATAAACCGTACCTATGTAatgtatgtggtaagagtttcaatcaATCTAGTCATTTGaaaacacataataaaatacatatcggtgataaaccttacccgtgcaatgtgtgtggtaatACTTTCAGTGATTCTGGTAATTTGAAGACACAGTaa
- the LOC126965418 gene encoding zinc finger protein 724-like isoform X1: protein MVDAADGNNSNWMRFINCSRHWSEQNLVAFQYKGELYYCTIRTIPRNTELMVYYGSEFAHRLHVDIGRYNSPVDEFVIRLAASYEHYDKMYAELTNPSNMSGTSLKQSVDLTEKKKFIPVKKSNSSNVNGPTHNQTIASKKTNKIHSDTKSNVSILSEKTNQSVELKEYNTIYKDKKSQSDNVTRTTPNKPDASKVHNTCEMTESSNVGGTMSNQCSYLKQGTGQHTGEKPYSRDECGQNITESGHQTNHKIIHTCDKPYPCNVCGKSFNQSSHLKTHSKIHTGDKSYPCNVCGKSFIQSSHLKTHSKIHIGDKPYPCHVCGKSFNQSSHLKTHNKIHTGDKSYPCNVCGKSFIQSSHLKTHSKIHIGDKPYLCNVCGKSFNQSSHLKTHNKIHIGDKPYPCNVCGNTFSDSGNLKTQ, encoded by the exons ATGGTGGACGCCGCAGACGGGAACAACTCCAATTGGATGCGGTTTATTAACTGCTCTAGACATTGGAGTGAACAGAACCTCGTCGCGTTCCAGTACAAGGGAGAATTGTATTACTG CACAATTAGAACTATTCCTCGCAATACGGAGCTGATGGTGTACTATGGGAGTGAGTTCGCACATCGCCTGCACGTCGATATCGGTCGATATAACTCACCTGTAGACGAATTTg TTATACGACTCGCAGCTAGTTATGAACACTACGATAAAATGTATGCAGAATTGACCAATCCAAGTAATATGAGTGGAACTTCGTTGAAGCAATCTGTTGACTTGAcggaaaaaaagaaatttattccAGTTAAAAAGTCAAATTCAAGCAATGTTAATGGACCAACGCACAATCAAACTATTGCTTCGaagaaaactaataaaatacattcagaTACAAAGTCTAATGTCAGTATCCTAAGTGAAAAAACCAATCAATCTGTTGAATTGAAAGAATATAACacaatatataaagataaaaagtcTCAATCGGATAATGTTACTAGAACAACGCCCAACAAACCTGATGCTTCAAAGGTACATAATACATGTGAAATGACTGAATCCAGTAATGTTGGCGGAACAATGTCCAATCAATGCAGTTATTTAAAGCAAGGTACAGGTCAACACACTGGTGAAAAACCATACTCTCGTGATGAATGTGGTCAAAATATCACAGAATCTGGTCATCAGACGAACCACAAAATAATACACACCTGCGATAAACCGTACCCATGCAatgtatgtggtaagagtttcaatcaATCTAGTCATTTGAAAACACATAGTaaaatacataccggtgataaatcTTACCCGTGCAatgtatgtggtaagagtttcattCAATCTAGTCATTTGAAAACACATAGTAAAATACATATCGGTGATAAACCGTACCCATGTCatgtatgtggtaagagtttcaatcaATCTAGTCATTTGaaaacacataataaaatacataccggtgataaatcATACCCGTGCAatgtatgtggtaagagtttcattCAATCTAGTCATTTGAAAACACATAGTAAAATACATATCGGTGATAAACCGTACCTATGTAatgtatgtggtaagagtttcaatcaATCTAGTCATTTGaaaacacataataaaatacatatcggtgataaaccttacccgtgcaatgtgtgtggtaatACTTTCAGTGATTCTGGTAATTTGAAGACACAGTaa
- the LOC126965415 gene encoding E3 SUMO-protein ligase ZBED1-like codes for MSSVTDLIEQRYSTTKAILVNHLQETRYLTMSSDIVTITNSTRSFLIVTVHFLNVADASLNCCCLTAHYMTGGHTGEYIKYCFENIMSEFSIDKSQIVNFSTDSGSNMVAAVNLFLGAKKRIPCVVHTINLIIDGVLKKNESFSNLADQIKSIVTYFKHSVSASDQLRSEQLAEGKKEGQILMLIQAVSTRWNSCLDMMERFLKLSSIVAKVLASRTKNNVPDMVATSQLTILRDLVTLLNPFKTVTEDLSAEKYVTASLVIPLTNLLKQEIEQTKTSTAIGASVQNDLLNGIQSRLVPLQDNPFLAKATILDPRFKKLHFMSALAGANAISDLSKEIIAEHKIRGNRSPTVGASPRGEKEITSSLWDRHEDMLLKNMANANEVSGRSFGTIPAELKQYLDQPNISRSSNALKFWIDSRHFTPVLSEIAIKYLISSATSVASERVASTINLLVPNNRSSQTAEHIKQRVFLKTLTEKYWYT; via the exons ATGTCCTcg gtAACTGATTTAATAGAACAAAGATATAGTACAACAAAAGCTATACTAGTTAATCATTTACAAGAAACAAGGTACCTTACCATGAGTAGTGACATAGTTACAATAACGAACTCCACGAGAAGTTTTCTAATCGTTACAGTTCACTTCCTGAATGTTGCTGATGCGAGTCTCAACTGCTGTTGTCTTACTGCCCATTACATGACAggg GGACATACAGgagaatatattaaatattgttttgaaaatataatgagCGAGTTTTCTATCGATAAATCGCAAATTGTAAATTTCTCAACCGACAGTGGTAGCAACATGGTTGCTGCTGTAAACTTATTTTTGGGAGCGAAGAAGAGGATTCCTTGTGTTGTGCACACTATAAATTTGATCATAGATggggttttaaaaaaaaatgaaagctTTTCAAACTTAGCTGATCAAATAAAATCTATTGTGACCTATTTTAAACACTCAGTTAGTGCTTCTGATCAATTAAGATCTGAGCAACTAGCAGAAGGAAAGAAAGAAGGCCAAATATTGATGCTCATTCAAGCAGTTAGTACTCGCTGGAACTCTTGTCTGGATATGATGGAACGATTCCTCAAATTGTCTTCAATTGTCGCAAAAGTATTGGCATCCAGAACTAAGAATAATGTACCTGATATGGTAGCTACTTCGCAATTAACTATTTTGCGTGATTTAGTAACGCTTCTTAATCCATTTAAAACAGTAACAGAAGATTTGAGTGCCGAGAAATATGTCACAGCTAGTTTAGTTATACCACTAACGaacttattaaaacaagaaaTCGAACAAACTAAAACATCAACTGCTATTGGAGCGTCAGtacaaaatgatttattaaatggTATTCAAAGTAGATTAGTGCCTTTACAAGATAATCCTTTTTTGGCCAAAGCAACTATCTTAGATCCCCGCTTCAAGAAATTACATTTCATGTCAGCATTGGCTGGTGCTAATGCAATATCCGATCTATCAAAAGAAATAATTGCAGAACACAAAATAAGAGGAAATCGTTCACCTACAGTAGGCGCTTCTCCACGTGGAGAAAAAGAAATAACTTCATCATTATGGGATCGACATGAAGATATGCTCTTGAAAAATATGGCTAATGCCAATGAAGTTTCTGGCAGAAGTTTTGGTACAATACCTGCTGAATTAAAGCAGTATTTAGATCAACCAAATATTTCAAGGTCATCAAACGCCCTGAAATTTTGGATTgatagtaggcattttactcCCGTCCTATCAGAAAtagcaattaaatatttaatttcttctGCTACATCTGTAGCATCTGAACGAGTTGCTTCTACAATCAATCTTTTAGTGCCTAACAATCGTAGTAGCCAAACAGctgaacatataaaacaaagagtatttttaaaaactcttactgaaaaatattggtatacataa